One segment of Gammaproteobacteria bacterium DNA contains the following:
- a CDS encoding efflux RND transporter periplasmic adaptor subunit, with product MKNPLAIMFVIAASTMLAACLPKPAETPPAVRPVKSMVVAAEPIDRVSQYAGEVQARHEITLAFRVGGKVIERPAEIGQQVEPGDVLMQLDAGDLALNEEALRAQLIAAQADRNQAHAKYDRAKALLGRNLISRNDYDTLKGAYETAEARVQQAESQLSGGARQTGYTQLQSDQAGVITAVQAEVGQVVTAGQPVLNLALPGEKEVEISVPENRYDELRVGDKVQISLWSAPGQTYQGQVREIAPLADPLTRTYAAKVTFVDADSAVKLGMTASVRASRRLALPAIRLPLTALIEQDGQPAVWVVDPQSLKVFRRRIELGPFYENQVTIARGLAPGERVVTAGTHKLYPEQQVRLLDGTL from the coding sequence ATGAAAAATCCATTAGCAATCATGTTCGTCATTGCCGCGTCAACGATGTTGGCCGCCTGCTTGCCCAAACCTGCGGAAACGCCGCCGGCGGTTCGGCCAGTGAAATCCATGGTGGTGGCTGCGGAACCGATCGATCGAGTTTCGCAATACGCTGGTGAGGTGCAGGCCCGCCATGAAATCACCCTGGCGTTCCGGGTCGGCGGCAAGGTCATTGAGCGTCCGGCGGAAATCGGGCAACAGGTTGAACCTGGGGATGTGCTAATGCAACTGGACGCCGGCGATCTGGCGCTGAATGAGGAAGCGTTGCGCGCGCAACTGATCGCTGCCCAAGCTGATCGTAACCAGGCGCACGCCAAATACGATCGGGCTAAAGCGCTGTTAGGCCGTAACTTAATCAGCCGTAACGATTACGATACCCTCAAGGGCGCTTACGAAACCGCCGAGGCCCGGGTGCAACAAGCGGAATCGCAGCTTTCGGGCGGCGCCCGGCAAACCGGTTACACGCAGTTGCAAAGCGACCAGGCCGGGGTGATTACCGCGGTTCAGGCCGAGGTTGGACAGGTCGTCACTGCGGGCCAGCCCGTACTCAACCTGGCGCTGCCTGGCGAGAAAGAGGTTGAGATCAGCGTGCCAGAGAATCGCTACGATGAGCTGCGGGTCGGAGATAAAGTGCAAATCAGCCTGTGGTCGGCGCCGGGCCAGACTTATCAGGGACAGGTGCGGGAAATCGCGCCGCTGGCCGATCCGCTGACCCGCACCTATGCGGCTAAGGTGACTTTCGTGGATGCGGACAGTGCGGTGAAGCTGGGCATGACCGCCTCGGTGCGGGCCAGTCGCCGTCTGGCCTTGCCGGCCATCCGCCTGCCGCTGACGGCGCTGATCGAGCAGGACGGTCAACCGGCGGTGTGGGTGGTGGATCCCCAGAGCCTGAAAGTTTTTCGGCGCCGGATTGAATTGGGTCCCTTCTATGAAAACCAGGTGACCATTGCTCGGGGTTTGGCGCCTGGCGAGCGGGTGGTCACCGCAGGGACGCATAAACTCTACCCGGAGCAGCAGGTGCGCTTGCTGGACGGGACGTTGTGA
- a CDS encoding efflux RND transporter permease subunit, whose amino-acid sequence MKGPNLSAWVIGYPALIRYLVGLLLLSGAYAYFALGQMEDPEFTLRGMVITVYWPGATAREGATGHRQAGGKIATSPLAGLHPQLL is encoded by the coding sequence ATGAAAGGCCCCAACCTGTCTGCCTGGGTGATTGGTTATCCCGCGTTGATTCGCTATCTGGTCGGCTTGTTGCTGCTAAGCGGCGCGTATGCCTATTTCGCGCTCGGGCAGATGGAGGATCCCGAATTCACCCTCAGGGGCATGGTCATCACGGTTTACTGGCCCGGCGCGACCGCCCGGGAAGGAGCAACAGGTCACCGACAAGCTGGAGGAAAAATTGCAACAAGCCCCTTGGCTGGACTACATCCGCAGTTACTCTAA
- a CDS encoding efflux RND transporter permease subunit, whose amino-acid sequence MLQVDQDKARVMGIDAQNFARNLNAVLDDLPITQYREGDHTIDVLLRTRQDEPDNLQSFKDLYIYTNHQRFVPLGQIAYMEKTFEEGIIWRRNRFPATTVRADIPDGVQSLDVTAQLDRALDALRARSPDGYRIEIGGTQAASANSQGSIFAVMPWMLAAISTLLMFQLQSFQRTLMVLLTAPLGIIGVTLFLLIFQQPMLTALTAILALIPLTQSTFWAPMAVAIMGGLLVATILDRLALPAMYAAWFKVRPPGS is encoded by the coding sequence ATGTTACAGGTTGACCAGGATAAAGCGCGGGTGATGGGGATCGACGCGCAGAATTTTGCGCGCAATCTAAATGCCGTCCTGGATGACTTGCCTATCACTCAATACCGGGAAGGCGACCACACCATTGATGTCTTGTTGCGCACCCGCCAGGACGAACCTGACAATCTGCAGAGTTTTAAGGATCTGTATATCTATACTAATCATCAACGCTTTGTGCCTTTGGGACAAATTGCCTATATGGAGAAAACTTTCGAGGAAGGCATTATTTGGCGCCGCAACCGGTTCCCGGCGACCACGGTGCGCGCAGACATTCCCGATGGCGTTCAATCCCTTGACGTGACAGCTCAGCTTGATCGCGCTTTGGATGCTTTGCGCGCCCGGTCGCCTGATGGTTACCGGATCGAAATCGGCGGTACCCAGGCAGCCAGCGCCAATTCCCAGGGTTCAATTTTCGCGGTCATGCCTTGGATGTTGGCCGCTATCTCCACGCTGCTGATGTTCCAGTTGCAGAGTTTCCAACGCACCCTGATGGTTCTGCTAACTGCGCCGCTGGGCATTATTGGTGTCACACTGTTTCTACTGATCTTTCAACAACCCATGCTGACAGCGCTAACAGCAATTTTGGCCCTGATTCCGTTGACGCAAAGCACCTTCTGGGCGCCGATGGCGGTGGCGATCATGGGTGGATTGTTGGTAGCGACGATTCTGGACCGGTTGGCGCTGCCAGCCATGTATGCGGCCTGGTTTAAGGTGCGGCCACCAGGGTCTTAA
- a CDS encoding PEP-CTERM/exosortase system-associated acyltransferase — MTTLSLDSYFQSYFDVLFANTPELLEQAHRIRYDVYCREFHYEREEDCPGGIERDEYDKHSLHVLVAHKTTKVGAGCVRMVQPPADDPDFLLPMELHCGHTLNHPERHPQRIPRHSLAEISRLAVHTSFRRRLGESESPFGALSYELDQQERRSFPMVSLALFAGATALLALAQRPHMFVMMEPRLARRLQGLGFPFVQVGERMDYHGVRAAYHVTIDECLESWGDTMLQMYHLIHTALRERAARQGLPFA, encoded by the coding sequence ATGACGACTCTGTCTTTGGATAGCTATTTCCAGAGTTACTTTGACGTACTCTTTGCCAATACGCCGGAATTGCTGGAGCAGGCTCATCGAATTCGCTATGACGTGTATTGTCGCGAGTTTCACTATGAGCGGGAAGAAGACTGTCCGGGCGGTATAGAGCGGGATGAGTATGATAAACATTCTTTACATGTTCTAGTTGCGCATAAGACAACGAAGGTCGGCGCAGGATGTGTGCGGATGGTGCAGCCTCCGGCGGATGATCCGGACTTTTTGCTGCCGATGGAGTTGCATTGCGGCCATACCTTGAATCATCCCGAACGCCATCCTCAGCGCATTCCGCGCCACAGTCTCGCCGAAATTTCCCGGTTGGCGGTGCATACTTCATTCCGCCGGCGTTTGGGCGAATCCGAATCACCATTTGGCGCTCTGAGCTATGAACTGGATCAACAGGAGCGCCGCTCCTTTCCCATGGTCAGCCTGGCGTTATTTGCCGGGGCCACAGCGTTGCTGGCGCTGGCACAACGCCCCCATATGTTCGTGATGATGGAGCCACGCCTGGCGCGGCGGCTGCAGGGTTTGGGCTTCCCTTTTGTGCAGGTCGGAGAACGCATGGATTACCATGGCGTGCGGGCGGCCTATCATGTAACAATTGATGAATGCCTGGAATCCTGGGGAGATACCATGCTGCAAATGTATCATTTAATTCACACTGCTTTGCGGGAACGCGCAGCCCGGCAGGGTTTGCCGTTTGCCTAG